A single genomic interval of Prunus dulcis chromosome 5, ALMONDv2, whole genome shotgun sequence harbors:
- the LOC117627261 gene encoding probable xyloglucan galactosyltransferase GT19 has product MASNKSTLLILFFSISITIQFPTKTSSTQIPTNPDHQQSDSDCTNRWIHIRRLPPAFNLDLLTNCSGYPLFDDFCPYLANHGLGQKTHNLSHSWYRTDPLMLELIFHRRMLEYPCLTADPQAADAIYVPYYAGIDALHYLYGPDYNSSSEQGLNLFEFLITDSPESWNRKMGHDHFMVLARPAWDFSQPLGNDPPLWGTSLLELPQFYNVTALTVEARAWPWQEHAVPYPTSFHPPNLSLLESWVQRARRSRRTTLMMFAGGGGVGRNPTIRRSIRNECENNTMNKNVKNVNNVGMYGSGVGGFSKLCDVVDCSNGICEHDPIRFMRPMLQASFCLQPPGDTPTRRSTFDSIVAGCIPVFFEESSARAQYWWHLPEDQFGEFSVFIAKEDVVFKETRILDVLRSIPRGKVRRMRERVLEMIPRIMYRKHGSSVGLRAKKDAFDIAIEGVLQKIKSRGQVFAQ; this is encoded by the coding sequence ATGGCCTCCAACAAGTCCACTTTACTaatcctcttcttctccatctccatAACCATACAATTCCCAACAAAAACAAGCTCAACCCAAATCCCCACCAATCCTGATCATCAGCAATCAGACTCGGACTGCACCAACCGTTGGATCCACATCAGACGGCTGCCGCCCGCCTTCAACCTCGATCTCCTCACAAACTGCTCCGGCTACCCATTGTTCGACGACTTCTGCCCGTACTTGGCCAACCATGGCCTGGGCCAGAAAACCCACAACCTCTCCCACAGCTGGTACCGGACCGACCCGTTAATGCTGGAGCTCATTTTCCACCGTCGGATGCTCGAATACCCATGCCTCACCGCAGATCCCCAGGCCGCCGACGCCATCTACGTCCCTTACTACGCCGGCATCGACGCCCTCCACTACCTGTACGGCCCAGATTACAACTCCAGCTCCGAGCAGGGCCTCAATCTGTTCGAGTTCTTGATCACCGACTCGCCCGAGTCGTGGAATCGGAAAATGGGTCATGACCATTTCATGGTTCTGGCGCGACCCGCTTGGGATTTCTCTCAGCCGCTGGGAAACGACCCGCCTCTTTGGGGCACTTCGTTGCTCGAATTGCCGCAGTTTTACAATGTGACGGCTTTGACGGTCGAAGCTCGCGCCTGGCCCTGGCAGGAGCACGCCGTGCCTTACCCGACGTCGTTTCATCCGCCCAATTTGTCTCTGTTGGAGAGCTGGGTGCAGAGGGCGAGGAGGTCTCGGCGCACCACGCTTATGATGTTTGCCGGGGGTGGAGGGGTTGGACGTAATCCCACCATTAGGAGGAGCATTAGAAATGAGTGTGAAAATAACACCATGAacaaaaatgtcaaaaatGTTAACAATGTGGGCATGTATGGAAGTGGTGTTGGTGGGTTTTCAAAGCTCTGTGACGTTGTAGATTGCTCTAATGGGATTTGTGAGCATGATCCCATTCGGTTCATGAGGCCGATGTTGCAGgcaagtttttgtttgcagCCTCCCGGGGACACCCCGACCAGGCGGTCCACCTTCGACAGCATTGTTGCCGGCTGCATTCCCGTGTTTTTTGAGGAATCGTCCGCTAGGGCGCAGTACTGGTGGCACCTGCCAGAGGATCAGTTCGGGGAGTTTTCGGTGTTTATAGCCAAGGAGGATGTGGTGTTCAAGGAGACAAGGATTTTGGATGTGCTTAGGAGCATACCAAGAGGGAAAGTCAGGAGAATGAGGGAGAGAGTGTTGGAGATGATACCAAGAATTATGTATAGGAAGCATGGAAGTTCAGTCGGTTTGAGAGCCAAGAAAGATGCTTTTGATATTGCAATTGAAGGTGTCTTGCAGAAGATTAAATCTAGAGGTCAAGTTTTTGCTCAGTGA